ACAATCATTACTGGGTTAGAGAAGAAGGAGCATGACAAACTCAGTTGCTACAGTTGTAGCTCCTGGATGGTCAACACATCACAGAGAATTACTTCAGGATAAATGGACTTGAGGCACCTAGTTTAGCTAATCATATTAAACATATCATGATACGCCACGTCACCACCAAATACAATAAAACAATAAGCAGAAAAAATAACGAGACAGAGAAACGTGAATTCAGATTGCTGATGACCTACCAGTCCAGTTAGACCCCGCTCCTGATACCATCCATTAACAGACTTTATCACTTGATCCAGATGTCTAATGTTTATGATTTTTCCTGCACATTGTCACACCAAAAAAATCGCATTTAAGACACCACATCATCACATAGCAAAAGCTTAAACACTGTTTGAGAACATTTACCATGGCGATCACGAAATGCATCTTCCAGGAACTTGGAAGGCAGCATGTTGGCGCCCTCGCAGACCAACCCATGGAAATCCTGGTTCGGCTCCACCTATAAACAACAAAAGAACCGGAATTGTGCATCCATCAGTTCCAGGATAAGCCAGGGGAAGGAAAATGGGGGGAACAAGAGGATAAAACAAGGACCTCGAAGACGAGGCGGATGCCGTCGCgggtgtcgacggcgacggGCATGCACGACCGGAACAAGCCGCTCTCCACGACGCGGTGCACGTCCTCCTGCACCTCCCGCACGGTGAGCGCGGCGTTGGGGCGGCACGCgcgcagcgccgcggcggcggcggcctccaacTCGGGCCGCTCCAGGGGCTCCCCGTCCTTGCCCCGCACCGCGACCTCGCTGATCAGCacccgctcctcgccgccccctcccgcgTCCTTCCCGTGCCGCCGcaccggcgggggcggcgccgtgTCGGCCCGCGCGACCGGGACCCGGGGCAGGCAGGCGcccaggcggcgcgcggcggcgtcgatggCGCGGCCGATGTGCGCGAACGGGAGCGCCGCGGAGAggagcgcgggcgcgggcgccggggacggggacggggccGGCGCCGAGGAGGACGGGAGCTTGACGCCGGAGGAGACGAAGCGGACATCGCGGCTGCGCCCCATGGCGGCGGGAGCGGAGGGTCCGATTAGGGTCGCGAAATGGAGGCGGGcaagggtttagggttttgccgacgaggcggaggaggagggcgcgagGGATTCGTCCGCCATGGGCgtggggaggaggcggagcggaGAAGGTGGTGGCTGGCTTGGTCTCCTGATCCACCGCGGTCGGCGAACGGGTTCCCTCGCTTTTGTCCCGAGGGACAATGAGAGCCGTTCGATGTGGTCGCGAGCCTGTTCATGAATCTGGTCCGTTGGCTGGTTAACACCACCTGTTTCTTCCTGTGCCAGTTTCAATGCATAGTTTTGTTATACAGATCGCTTGAGAACTTAGCAATCGAGCCAACAAAATTGCTCTCGGTGAAATTCATCTCTCATCCCATaaacctctcctctctctcagcGTAATGACGCTATCGTATCGCCAAATTTGTTGTGTTATAGAATGTAATGATTATGAAACTTCTACAAAACTTTTATTGAGATTGGTCTTACTTAATTGAACATCTTCCGTTACTCACTGGACCCAAGGTAAGAATCACAAACTTTATTAAATTGATACTGTTATTTCCCAAAATCATAAATGTCGTGCAATTGTTCGTTGCTTCTACTTAATGACCATGCCACCTATCATATCATCTCCCTGTATTGTCCTTCTTTTGCTGCAGTTGCCATGCCACATTACATTAGCTAAGTTCGGAAAAGTTTTAAATCAGTGAAAGCTTTAGGAGAAGCCGAATGGGGTAGCAGAAATTGGGTTTGTTTGGTTAGATCATTACATGCAGTGCCAGCAGATCGAATTCGAATCCCAGCCCGAGAGGTTTCGAGCCCAAAATTGGAAATATCACGTGCCAATTTATAGGCCTAAAAGGGCCCATCTGAATTAGCAATCTGAAGGCTCGTATGAGCAGATTAAACTGCTTCCTCCTAGCTATCCCCACCTCAGTCGTAGTAAATTTCAGGATCAAGTTGGCAGAAGTTCAGACAGTTGTCTGAagtcttccttttttttccactTAATAACGAAAGGGAAAGGAATTTGTATGGTTTCAATCGTTATTTCAAGTTTGCTTGTGATTTCAATCCTTGTTTCTGCTATATTTATTGGAATTTTGAGCTACCTGATCAGACCGTAAGTAACCGAGAGTATTCTAAGTGGAAATTAACCATCCATCTCAAGCATTGGCTCTGTTTGGGTACTTAGCTAAGTTAGAGGTTAGAGTTAGTATCTAGCTCATGAGTAACTCTAAACTAATTCTAACCAAAGAGATGTTTAGATGGAAATGTTAGATTGACAATAAATACACTTTCCCATGGGGAGAGAgtgggggagggggggagggaATAAGTGTTCACCTAAACTAACTCCAATAAGCACCGCTTTGGGATGGGTTAGATGCAAATAACCCCAATCTAACCCTCATATTTGGATactttagagcaactccaaaagAACATGTATCCCACCCCTAATACATTTTTAagggagaaaaataaaaaatagaagtCCAAcaactctctcaaagcttcccCAATCTTTCCGCGTTGCGAATCCCGTCGGTCTCGGGCGGAGCCACGTTGTGGACTGTGGGTGCGGCCGCACccagaaaaaaattacaatcTCTTATCACCTTCAAATTTTTATCATGTTTGTTTGAATGTCATACATATGCTATGAAGTGCCACACCCCTCTGCTGCtctctagcttcgcccctggtcTCGCCGTACATATTTTCGCTTCTCCGCTGCACCCCCAATCGGCCCGCAACCCTTCTTTGTCGCGCACGAGTATCCGTTCCTGTGACCTTTTTTATTTTGCCACGTGCGAGTTCATGGAAAGATACCGTCGCGGCGAGGGATGCCGCCTGCGCGAGCGGTACATGCAGCCACCCCCGCCCAACTGCTCTGTCCGACCAGCGCAGCAAAACTGAAGTTGGAGCTCCCATGTCCGACCATCCCTTCCTAATGGGCTCCCAGACCATTGCTGCTCCACCTATCAAAGGCTACCGCCTAACCTGCTGCTCATCCGTGTAGAAGttcttggcggcggcgctggagaccGCAagggggaggtggtggtggtgcctggTGCGTGAGGGTAGTTGGATGTAGGGTTTTTAGTCTGCAGCACATTCCGAAAGTGTGATTTTGTCTCTCGCACACTCTTAAAATTGAATTTGTCTCTCACACACTATAAAATCAGCATTTGGTCTGTAGCACATTGAACCAATTAAAAAAACATTTTCAATTTGGTTGAGTGGGAGAGATTTGTGAAATGGCATTTATGCgcttcttcctttcttccccaAGGTCCTGCTCTAATGGTGCCAGAGCTTGTGGCACTCCTTTCACGCCGTGGCGGCAGGAGTGCTCGCCCACCTCCGCTCCGCAGGGGTGGCCGTCCTCCGGGCCTCTCCGACGCGAAGCTCGCCCGCGCGGCCGAGTTTAGCTTCGCGTTCCCGCCGGACCTCCGCGCCGTCCAAGCCTCGGCGTGCCCTCGGGCCCCGGGTTCCCATGGTGGGGCCGCGAGGGCCTCTGCGCCGCGTTCGACCTCCCCGCCGTCGTGGCATCGCTGCAGACCGCGCGGGGCGTGCTGTGGCCGCGCATCGCCGGGGCCTTATCCATTCTCGCCGCCCGTGGAGGAGCCCGcgaccgcgccgcccgtcgcgcaTAGCCCGGGGCCTCGCCGCCCGTCACGCTCGCATCCGCGCGGAACCCCGCCCGTCGTGGCACGCGGTTTCCCCTACAGCTCTAGTTCCAAGGATGAACGTGGAGAGCCCGCGATTTTCCCTCCAGCTCTAGTTCCCAGGATGTGGTGTAGTTGACGGTATCGTGATGTGCTGTCATTTCTTTGGGGCTTGCAAATTCTTGTGCGGAGGTAGGAAGGTGCTAGAGTCCGGCAACGCGGCGGTGCTGCTGCGGCACGCGGCGGCCAGGGACGAGGCGCCGGCCCGGGCGCCTGCTCCTCATCCTGAACGGCGACGACATGCAAGGAGCTGTGCCCATGTTGCATGAGGGCCCAcgggctccggcggcgccgcTACAGGAGAAGGTGTTCCGCGCGCACCGCGCGTGGATACGAGAGGTGAGGGTGGCAGTAGACTCCGGCAGAAGCGGAGCGGCAGCAAATGTTGGAGGGGAACAGACGATGAAGCAAATGAGTGTTAGGAAAaagatgacaggtgggcctaaGGGTAAaatggttttttttattttttttgagctaaaaaatgtTCAGTTTATTTAGTGTGGTGTGTAGCAGACCAAAACACTTTTTTATGGTGTGCTGGATACTAAATCGATGTTGACGATGTGCGCTGGACAAAATCACACTTTCGCGGTGTGCTACAGACTAAAAACTCTTGGATGTAGCCCAACTAATGGGCCCAATTATGATGACGTGATCTGTTTTAAAATATTAGGAGATAGTTATTAGCGTTATGCTATGGATTGATATATTTTTTAGGAAGAGAAACTTTTGAAATAGCCCCCAATACATTGTTTTGgggaaatattttttagcaaactcttggagttgctcttagggcGATTTGAGCCCCGAATAGCCCAAACTAACACTAACCCATAGATCCAGACATGGTCATTGTCTGAGTGCTCTGGCGATGAAGCTGCAAAAATGCTTAACCTTACGGTGGATCAAAGTAATAAATAGTAAACACCGCAATTGTCAAGGTTTAAAAAGTCAAACAACACAAAAATTCACCGTGGTGGTTACGTTACGGCGAGAAAAGACCAAGGAATATTAATTTTCTTTACACGTCTTTTGAAGCCTAAAGCTATGATGATATGCGAGACCACATCGGTGGCATATTCGCACCGGATCCGAGAGAAGAGGAACATGCAATCCAAGTAGTGAAACCCTTTGTTTTGGGAAAATGTCGTCGTGTGTTATACTCcgtctattttttttatataagtGATGTTATATAATTCGAAAAGACCAATAGAGTTTAATTCATcataattatatttttatataaacacaATACAAATGCAGATGCTCACATAGAACATGTATATGAACAACCTATTATTCTGAGCACCTTCGAGCTCTTGAGATTATGAAGTCTCCACGAGCGCTTCTCTAGCAACGAGCGGCACATCATCGTCGACAGGAACGTCGACTACTATTAAAACAAAACAACGTTCGTGTAATTCTAGGATAAATTAAAAACATACGAGCACATGTGTTAAGACAATAATTATTTAAATTATATGCGAGATTTGAATCTCAGATCTTTTCAGCATattcatattccatgaaaatcaCTCCAAATTTGGCTGGAAATTAGGTGTATTTCAACATATTCATACTTAGCAAACCTTTTAGTTCAACATTGATATTGCAACTACACATCGCTGGTGCTAATGGAATTTGAATTGCAGGTGTGTTAACCATAAAAAAATGAATGTTGCGTATAATTGGACTTGCCACCTGTTTCTGTTTGAAGTACCTTTGCGCAGAAACAGCTTTGCTGAAGTCGCCCGTGTCCCGCGATCTTTTTCGTTTTTTTTCTCTTTAAAAGGCGAAAGGAAGCAATAATGTATAGTGGATATGTGACGAGGAATTGCGTCGTCCCTAGTGCTTGGATGTTGTCCGGGGACAATGATCGGTTTTGATGCTGTTTCTTGTGATCGCCAAAGCGGACAACTTTTTCCTTGAGAAGACATAAAATTGGGCCCCAACTTTTCCTGATGGAGACTTCTTGAATTTTCCGTGTACGTGCATGTGGATTATACTTCAAATGTACTAGTAGTCAATCACAAGATGTTGTGGCTAACTTATAAAACCGTGCAAAAACTTGCACGAACAGACAAACCTTATTGCAAAACCGTCCATTCGGAGAAAGTTTGCACGAACAAAACCACGGGCACGGCGCTCGAAATCCCTTCCGCGCAGCATCACAACGGATGGCCGCAGCGATGGCCAATCCCAATCAGCCCTGTGACATCCGGCAACACCACCTCCGCGGTTGGACTCCGCTCGCCTCCAACCcggcgcagcagcagcgtgCCCGTCGCGGGCGCGCCACGCGCCTCCCGTAGTCCTCGCGGTGGCGGGCGCGCGTCGGGaccagggttttttttcccgaccggtccggtgaaaccgccgccctccggtagcggtttaccggaccggtttgaccggtaaccggtgaaAACcgattgaattcaaatccaaattcaaataaattcaaaagctcccgtgcaaccggttccgaccggtttaccggccggtttgatcggtttgaattcaaatccaaattcaaaaggtCCCGTGCAATTGGTTTAtcagccggtttgaccggtttaccggccggtttgaccggtgggccttaatgggccggcctatttttttctttttttatatttaactttaaatctCCGCAAACTATaataaatgaacgaatttttgagaaaatttgataccattagattcatcgcaccgaagtatttttaagaattttttgggaacttttcattttttgaatttaaatttaaattttgaattttggccagTTGGGTACCGGCTGAAAccgaaaccggtccggtccggtttgaccggtcaaaccggaccggttcccaccggttaggtgaacCCTGGTCGGGACGCGAGCTACTTttggccgcggcgccggcgcccctgcAGGCTCGACGTGCGCGTGCAAGCGACAAAAGCAAGAGATGCCGATCGAGAGACTGCCCAACCACCCGTCCCTTCCTCGTCGGGTCATTGGAGAtttggagtggagtggagctgcagctgctggccTTTCGCCTGGCCCGCTCGCGCCCACCGCCCCCATGGTCGCCACCGCACGCGCCACGCCGCAacgacggcgcaggcggcgagcgGGTAGCCTGGTAGGCACGTCCGGCCGGCCGTTCGTGTCGTTCCATCCAGAGTTTAacttaccgaccggtccggccaaaccggcggagtccggttccggtataccgatccggtttggccggaaaccgatcggaaccggtcaaatttaaatttgaattcaaaagccgCCGTGCAATCGGTTCGGACTggcttaccggccggtttgactggtaaccggccaaattcaattttttttattttttatttaaattcaaatgcccgcaaagtatactaaataaatgtttgtataatatattttagcctaaatgaaccctccaatcctcttttgtactacttttacattgtatttgtatacttttatatgcacgtttttttgtttaacttcaaatccccgcaaactatactaaatgaacaaatttttgagaaaatttgacatcattagattcatcgcaccttgaagtatttttaggatttttttgagaatttttcatttttttaaattcaaatttaaattttgaatttgggccggtttggtaccggcccaaaccagaaccgggccggaccggcaaccggtcaaaccggaccggttcccaccggtttggtgaaccctagTTCCATCCCGTTCTCATGTCATCTCCGCATCCCATTTCCCATCCCGGAGTCGCTCGACCCGCTCCGTCCTCGCTCCAGGCACCCCACGGTGGAGGCCGCCGGTAGGTACCAGCACCAGCGCTCCAGCAGTCTCGGAACAGACCGGAGcggctcggcgacggcgcgtccgcctcgccgccgacggcgccggccggcgagccgctTTGGGGGCGGGGCTAGCCCGCACGTCAAGTCGTGGACAGAGGAGCGGCAGGGCCAGAACGCCAGAGAATAGACTGGCAAGTACTGGCCAGTggccacgccgcaccgcaccaGCAGCCTCCCTTTTCCGCGCTCAACTCGAGCTGTTCGCGTCACGAGCAAAGCAGGCCGGGCCCACCGGGGCCCCGGCCGCCCCACTCCACAGTCCACCCCACGCGGACGAGCCTCTCTGCGTAACCGCAGGGGGACTGGACGTTGGTATCGTCGACGTCAGCtcgtggagtggagtggaggtAGGACCGTAGGAGGCGGGTGCGGCTCCAAAGGGCAAAGGCTACTGTGTACTGTACTGGCATGCCGCGACCCGGCTAGTCCGTGGACCTGGTCCACGGCTGCAGTGCCGGCATGATGGTCTTCTCTCGTGCTGAACTGGCTGGTTTGCTCACCAGAGGCCCAGAGCGTGTCCGGATTACACTACCCTCTCCGTTTGTTTATCTACGTCAGGTCAAGCATTTTTTTGGAGGTGACAATAGACGTAAGATAAAGTAGGCGTATATGTTTGAGAGTTTACGTGTCTCCGCTGCATTTCTGAAAAGATAGCCATGCATTTCACTCCACTTTCTTGAAGCTGATATGCACAACTCGCATTGTTTCTTTCAGCGATTCAGGCACAGATTTTGTGTACTACGTGGATACCAACAACAGCGAGCAAAAACTCTCTCATTGCCTTCTCTTACTCCTAGGATATGTACCTTTAAAATGTAGGGTAGATGTGCAGCCTGTTTAGCGTAAAGTCAGCTTCAACCTACCGGAGAACATAGGCTGCGAAAATGTTTGGGTTTTCATACTATAGCACATTTCGTTATTATTTGATGAATAATATCTAATAATGgataattaggcttaaaagattcatctcgtgctaatcagttagactgtgtaattagttatttttttactatatttaatactccatgcatgtgtttaaaacattcgatgtgacagctACTTAGGGAATTTTTTGAGAAGGGCCACAGTACAATACATTTCGTTAGATGTCGGCATCAAAGTCACAGTCAACAGTTCTTAATCGCAGTGTTTttttgggtgggggggggggggggcgcgggTAAGGAATCACAAAGTGCTTGGCCTGCAGTACGTGACACGTGCAGATGGTTCGAAAGTCAAAACTGGCcccaaacaagtttgaattgaAAAACCGGCTATGGCTATTCAATCCACGACGTCCCAATTAGATGATTCATGTCTACGAGAATTGAATAAATTTAGGTGATTTTTGCGGCTCATTTAGGGCCTGTTTGTCTTCGCTCACGAGGAACCCGCGACTAGGCCTCGCGGCGATGCAGAGAATCGAGATTGTGGCTGCGATTTCCGATTCTTGATTTTCAGTACAAACTCTGCCCGCCAACTGAAGCCGCGACGTAGATAATTGACCGTATCGCAAGGCGTTTGGCGGGATTTTTTCGCTTCTCGCGTTCTCTCGCCGGAAAAGCAGCTTATAATCGtatccaaacaggcccttagtTGCGCACATTTGGAGACACCGCGACGCGCGTAGGGTTCAAAAGTCCAAACTGTCTGCAGACAAGTTTGAATTTTAAACCTGGCTATGGCTATTAAATCCACGACGTCCCAATCCGATGATTCATGTGTAGGAGAATTGAATAAATTTAGGTGAAATTTGCGGCTCATTTGGTTGCACACATTTGGAAACATCACGACGCGCGGATGGTCCAAAAGTCAAAGCTGTCTCCAAACAGGTTTGAATTTTAAACCCGGATATGACTATTAAATCCACGGCGTCCCAATCCGATGATCCATGTGTAGGAGAATTGAATAAATTTAGGTGAAATTTGCGGCTCATTTGGTTGCGCACGTTTGGATCACGCGTGGAGATCGGAATTCTCTAGAACCGTGGAGACGGAAAAGAGGTGTCCAAAAAATTCGAGCGGAGAAAGCGAGCGCCGCACTAGGGGGAGGGAAGGGCGAGGGAATCCAAACTCAAATCAAACTCGTCCGAATTTTCAAAAGGCATCCGACAAAATCCGTCGCATTCTCCTTCAAATTCGCCCCGAATTCCCCACGAAATATAAACAAACCCGCCGCAACGCGTCCTCGCCGTCTCCAccccccgccccgcgccgcACCACCTCGAGGCGGCCCGCTtcacgccgcccctcccctccgcgTCGTCCTCTTACTCTACTACGCCGCCGCACGAGGCACCTGCCTCTCCTCCTCGTCCGCCTCAAAACCCCCCCGCAGCCCGCgcgggcgccgccaccgccaccgccaccgccaccgccaccgccgcgcgctcaGTGGAGGCGGGGCGCGTGAGCTCGTCGCCGAGGCCGGGGGCCGAGGTGAGCGCCCGTCTCCGCCGGCTCgcgcgcttccgccgccgcgtcccagTTCCCGGCTGGATTGATTGATCAGAGGTTTCAGGTTTGTGTTTCTCCCCCCCTGTATTTCCCCGTCCCTCTTCGTGGCGTTTGGAGTCGTTCGTTGGCTGATTGATCGGTGATTGGTGCGCGGGTTTCTCGTGAGCAACGGCGTTCCTCTATTGCTTTCTGTCTGAAAATTTTAATTGGGGGAAGGGAACGCTCGCTGTCGTGGTGTCGTACGTTGTTCCGTGAGTCAGTGGTGGTTGAGTGTGTCTTTTTCAGGGCTTGTGGCCTAATAAATGATGTCTCTGATGCTGTCGTTGCATCATTGCACGATGATTCAGCGGTTAAAGTATGGTTCCTGAATTAGCAATTTAGCGTGACCTTTAACTGTCCAGATAATTGAGGTGTGCTGTTGGCTGCAATCTGCTCGCGGATCAAGCTCTAGTTGCAATGCAGATGCTGCTGCCGAGCTAGTGAATAGCAGTGATTTTATCCAGTTACATCTAGCTTGTGCAGACATCTAACTTGCACCTACTTGCAACTGATCTTTGGTGATCCTGGGACAGGCATGGAGCAGAATGGAGAGAGCCACCTCAAGGAGCCGCTTCTCCCGGCGTCTTCTGGAGCTTCTCCAGCCGGGGTGTCTCCaaggaaggagaggaagacgaGGAAGGTCATGTTCAGTGTCCGTGGCATCTCCTGCGCTTCCTGTGCCGTGTCGATAGAGACCGTCGTGGCAGGCTTGAAAGGGGTGGAGAGCATCCAGGTCTCCCCGCTTCAGGGCCAGGCTGTGGTTCAGTACAGGCCGGAGGAAACTGATGTAAGATTATCATGGCTGCTATCTTTGCTCCCTTTTTTTACCCCTTTAGTGTAACATGAAATGTTTTTAATTGTGCGGGCCAGTCTGTTGGTGACAACATAGGACCCGTTGTACATGTTGctgtatttttgttttacatgCTAGGAAGATTGTTTGAAATTGTGTCGACAAATTAATTGACAAGATTGATAAGGAACCATGCATCTGTCACCTATCAATCTGTTCTGTAGTAATTTCCGATCCATGTGTGCACACTCAAACCTAAAAttataaatcatgaaataatgaCAAAATATGTAGCGCATGAGGGTGTTATTTGTAATATTTCCTCAGTTGTGATTCTTATTCTTCCAGGCAAGAACCATAAAGGAGGCTATCGAGGAGCTCAACTTTGAGGTAGATgaacttcaagaacaagaaatTGCCGTTTGCAGGCTTCGCATAAAAGGAATGGCTTGTACAAGCTGTTCTGAATCTGTTGAACGGGCACTTCAAATGGTACCTGGAGTTAAAAAAGCTGCGGTGGGTCTTGCTCTAGAGGAAGCTAAAGTCCACTATGATCCAAATGTCACTAGTCGTGATCTTATAATTGAGGCTGTTGAAGATGCTGGATTTGGGGCTGATCTCATTAATTCTGGGGATGATGTGAACAAGGTGCATCTAAAGCTGGAGGGTGTGAATTCTCCAGAAGATGCCAAGCTCATTCAGTCGGTACTGGAAACTGCTGAAGGGGTGAACCATGTTGAATGGGACACAGTAGAGCAGACGATAAAAGTTGCATATGATCCTGATATCACTGGTCCAAGATTACTTATTGAGCGCATTCAGAACGCTGCAAAGCCCCCTAAATGCTTTAACGCTACCTTGCACTCACCACCAAAGCAAAGAGAAGCAGAGCGCAATCACGAGATTAGGAATTACAGGAACCAATTTCTCTGGAGCTGCCTGTTTACGGTTCCTGTGTTCCTGTTCTCCATGGTTCTTCCTATGATTTCTCCTTTCGGGGATTGGTTGTCTTACAGGATCTGCAACAACATGACAATAGGCATGCTATTACGGTGGTTGCTATGTTCCCCAGTTCAGTTTATTGTTGGTTGGAGGTACACTCTCAAGTCTCCAGCAACTATGATTGTTTTATCAATTCCTAAACTGCATTACACCTTGTAATTATCTATGATTGATTTTACCTGCAGATTTTACATTGGAGCCTATCATGCACTGAAACGAGGATACTCAAACATGGATGTGCTGGTTGCTTTGGGAACCAATGCTGCCTACTTCTATTCTGTGTATATTGTTCTGAAAGCACTAACATCAGCCTCATTTGAAGGAGAGGACTTCTTTGAAACTAGTGCTATGTTGGTATCTTTTATATCGTTGGGAAAATATCTGGAGGTGGTGGCGAAGGGAAAGACATCAGATGCATTGTCTAAATTGACAGAGCTTGCACCAGAAACAGCTTgtcttctttcttttgacaAGGATGGAAATGTCATTTCAGAAACAGAGATCAGCACTCAGTTACTTCAAAGAAATGATGTCATCAAGATTGTGCCTGGCACAAAAGTCCCTGTTGATGGTGTTGTCATCAAAGGTCAAAGCCACGTCAATGAAAGTATGATAACTGGGGAAGCAAGGCCTATTGCAAAGAAACCAGGAGACAgggtaaatatttttttttgttatgatTGTATTTTTTTGGGGTTTGTGCATAATCTATTTGCTCTgatgctttaatttgtttttAATAGGTTATTGGGGGAACTGTAAATGATAACGGTTGCATAATTGTTAAGGCCACCCATGTTGGGTCACAAACAGCTTTGTCGCAAATAGTTCAGTTGGTTGAAGCTGCTCAACTTGCAAGAGCTCCAGTGCAGAAGTTAGCTGACAAAATTTCAAAGTTTTTTGTTCCAACTGTAAGTTACCTGTTACTTTCTCCAGCAAATTTCTTCCCTGTTATGTTTTAACAATTTTTTCTCATGCGAAATTGGAACATGGCCAGATCATCCTACATGCACTGTGTTCCTTACTTGGATCACCGCAGTGAACTTATCACATTAAAGTTTTGAACATAATAAATATGAGTAGGTGTTTTATACTTGGGCAGAGTTCAGCTGGAAACTGTGTAGAGGCTACTGCATGGTCATTATTCTCTAAACTGGTGGAGAATTTTTTTTCCCTGTTCGATTAATGAGGGCTGCTTGCATCTGGGAATACCAGTTCAATTAGTTCATGGTTCATTCCTGCTCATTATTTGACCAGTTTCCAGCAGTAACTGATGGATTAATTATG
This window of the Panicum virgatum strain AP13 chromosome 1K, P.virgatum_v5, whole genome shotgun sequence genome carries:
- the LOC120649051 gene encoding copper-transporting ATPase HMA4-like; translated protein: MEQNGESHLKEPLLPASSGASPAGVSPRKERKTRKVMFSVRGISCASCAVSIETVVAGLKGVESIQVSPLQGQAVVQYRPEETDARTIKEAIEELNFEVDELQEQEIAVCRLRIKGMACTSCSESVERALQMVPGVKKAAVGLALEEAKVHYDPNVTSRDLIIEAVEDAGFGADLINSGDDVNKVHLKLEGVNSPEDAKLIQSVLETAEGVNHVEWDTVEQTIKVAYDPDITGPRLLIERIQNAAKPPKCFNATLHSPPKQREAERNHEIRNYRNQFLWSCLFTVPVFLFSMVLPMISPFGDWLSYRICNNMTIGMLLRWLLCSPVQFIVGWRFYIGAYHALKRGYSNMDVLVALGTNAAYFYSVYIVLKALTSASFEGEDFFETSAMLVSFISLGKYLEVVAKGKTSDALSKLTELAPETACLLSFDKDGNVISETEISTQLLQRNDVIKIVPGTKVPVDGVVIKGQSHVNESMITGEARPIAKKPGDRVIGGTVNDNGCIIVKATHVGSQTALSQIVQLVEAAQLARAPVQKLADKISKFFVPTVVVAAFLTWLGWFIPGQFHLYPKQWIPKAMDSFELALQFGISVLVVACPCALGLATPTAVMVATGKGASQGVLIKGGNALEKAHKIKTIIFDKTGTLTVGKPSVIQTKVFSKIPLLELCDLAAGAEASSEHPLSKAIVEHTKKLREQYGSLSDHMMESRDFEVHPGAGVSANVEGKLVLVGNKRLMQEFEVPLSPEVEAYMSEMEELARTCVLVAIDKIICGALAVSDPLKPEAGRVISYLKSMGISSIMVTGDNWATAKSIAKEVGIDQVFAEIDPVGKAEKIKDLQMQGLTVAMVGDGINDSPALAAADVGMAIGAGTDVAIEAADIVLMKSSLEDVITAIDLSRKTLSRIRLNYVWALGYNVLGMPIAAGVLFPFTGIRLPPWLAGAAMAASSVSVVCSSLLLQLYKKPLHVEDTLRPTDGSDSV